The Candidatus Acidiferrales bacterium genome window below encodes:
- a CDS encoding DUF4149 domain-containing protein — MTTIWRFLKVFTLGTWLGGMIFFGFVAGVLFSQLKSPDEAGNIVGILLWGLHIFGIVAAIVFLIVSLVAARSWRGLVQPASILVELMLLVTLVSQVWIMPTMDHLRTQMGSYMNTPATNPLRQQFDHLHVLSVRLETGVLILGIIALIFAVAQKAPRLPSAGASGAMSMESPIIK; from the coding sequence ATGACCACGATCTGGCGTTTCCTTAAGGTTTTCACACTAGGCACCTGGCTCGGCGGCATGATCTTCTTCGGATTCGTCGCCGGCGTGCTGTTTTCGCAGCTGAAAAGCCCGGATGAAGCCGGAAACATCGTTGGGATCCTTTTGTGGGGCCTGCACATTTTCGGGATTGTTGCAGCGATCGTCTTCCTGATCGTGTCGCTGGTCGCGGCGCGCTCCTGGCGCGGCCTCGTGCAACCCGCTTCGATACTCGTCGAGTTGATGCTGCTTGTAACGCTCGTTTCGCAAGTGTGGATCATGCCCACGATGGATCATCTCCGCACGCAGATGGGCTCGTACATGAACACGCCCGCGACAAATCCTTTGCGTCAGCAGTTCGATCATTTGCATGTACTTTCGGTGCGTCTCGAAACCGGCGTGCTGATATTGGGAATCATCGCGCTGATTTTCGCCGTCGCTCAGAAGGCTCCTCGTCTGCCGTCCGCAGGCGCCAGCGGCGCGATGTCGATGGAGTCTCCAATCATCAAATAA
- a CDS encoding MoxR family ATPase yields MVTTTNSQISQLRQTIARVIKGKEEVIQLALIALLARGHLLIEDVPGTGKTTLAHTLARAFHCSFQRVQFTSDMLPSDVIGISVFNPAREEFEFKPGPLFANFVLADEINRTTPKTQSALLEAMNEAQVTVDNHTHPLPQPFLVIATQNPIEHHGTYPLPESQLDRFLMRIRMGYPDRESEKEILRNGGGAASLEDIHAVMDAAEVCAMQEAVNRVRVDDSLLDYALEIVERTRRSEQLSLGVSPRGAILLHRAAQARAFLEGRDYCLPDDFKKLILPVFAHRVVVSSRYTSTRKKSEQTEAILSEILETTRVPL; encoded by the coding sequence ATGGTCACGACCACAAACTCACAAATCAGCCAGCTCCGGCAGACGATCGCGCGGGTCATCAAAGGCAAAGAGGAAGTCATCCAACTGGCGCTCATTGCGCTCCTCGCGCGCGGACATCTGCTCATCGAAGATGTTCCTGGCACGGGCAAGACCACGCTGGCGCACACACTGGCGCGCGCGTTTCACTGCTCTTTCCAACGCGTCCAGTTCACTTCGGATATGCTGCCGAGCGACGTCATCGGGATCAGCGTTTTCAATCCGGCGCGCGAAGAATTCGAATTCAAGCCGGGACCGCTCTTCGCGAATTTCGTTTTGGCCGACGAAATCAACCGCACGACGCCGAAAACGCAATCGGCGCTGCTGGAAGCGATGAACGAAGCGCAAGTGACCGTGGACAATCACACGCATCCTCTGCCGCAGCCGTTTCTCGTCATCGCGACGCAGAATCCGATCGAGCATCATGGCACATATCCGCTGCCGGAATCGCAGCTCGATCGCTTCCTGATGCGCATTCGGATGGGCTATCCTGATCGCGAGAGCGAAAAGGAGATTTTGCGCAACGGAGGCGGCGCGGCTTCCCTGGAGGATATACATGCGGTCATGGATGCCGCGGAAGTCTGCGCCATGCAGGAAGCTGTCAACCGCGTTCGCGTGGACGACAGCTTGCTGGACTACGCTCTGGAAATTGTCGAGCGCACGCGGCGCTCTGAACAGCTGAGCCTGGGCGTCAGCCCGCGCGGCGCCATCCTGCTGCATCGCGCGGCGCAGGCGCGCGCATTTCTGGAAGGCCGCGATTATTGCCTCCCAGATGACTTCAAGAAGCTTATCCTGCCTGTTTTCGCGCATCGCGTTGTGGTCAGCTCGCGCTATACATCGACACGCAAAAAATCCGAACAGACGGAAGCGATTCTCTCCGAGATTCTCGAAACCACACGCGTTCCACTCTGA
- a CDS encoding DUF58 domain-containing protein produces the protein MAASRILTWWRERDKPGWRNFGIAISTLTLALFLALYSAAMAESGHSVFAGLSAVLALALAAWVGIAIVPKMARRTGLRWLLYQVDYRLTREGIIYLAAVFVIALAAVNTGNNLLFMILSCLLAGILISGILSRIVLTGLELDIDLPEHVFAEQPILATVSVANEKAMMPSLSLRVVGTGNDAQAGILKRPVYFPYIPHEKFASQKVELLFPQRGIYRQSSFGIRTKFPFGFLEKTRRVDSPMELVVYPRVEPTDEFYEILPLLSGEIESLHRGRGNDLYSIRDYTTTDSVRFVDWKASAKSGALKVREFAREDERRLVLALDNCVSAAAATPPKNSEQRGELSPVENSHFERAVSLAACIAWHFHEARAVMQFRTPEMATSMTSAGEIIYQVLRTLAYVKPNTSGSGAAFLESLAAETDRFKIVITSQPQGSIPTALWSSSYFIFVDSL, from the coding sequence ATGGCTGCTTCACGAATCCTGACCTGGTGGCGCGAGCGCGATAAGCCCGGCTGGCGCAACTTCGGCATCGCGATCAGCACGCTGACGCTGGCGCTTTTTCTTGCGCTTTATTCCGCGGCGATGGCCGAAAGCGGGCATAGCGTTTTCGCGGGACTGTCGGCTGTGCTGGCGCTGGCGCTGGCGGCGTGGGTGGGCATCGCGATCGTGCCAAAGATGGCGCGGCGCACGGGGCTGCGCTGGCTTCTCTATCAAGTCGATTATCGGCTGACGCGCGAGGGGATCATTTATCTGGCTGCGGTGTTTGTCATTGCCCTTGCTGCTGTGAACACCGGCAATAATCTGCTTTTCATGATTCTTTCGTGTCTGCTTGCCGGGATTTTGATTTCGGGAATTCTTTCGCGCATTGTGCTGACCGGCCTGGAACTGGATATCGATTTGCCAGAGCACGTTTTCGCCGAGCAGCCGATCCTTGCCACGGTGAGCGTGGCGAACGAAAAGGCCATGATGCCTTCGCTTTCGCTGCGCGTCGTTGGCACGGGCAATGACGCACAGGCCGGCATCTTGAAGCGCCCGGTTTATTTTCCCTATATTCCTCACGAAAAATTTGCATCGCAAAAAGTAGAACTGCTTTTTCCACAGCGCGGCATCTACCGGCAAAGCTCTTTCGGCATTCGCACGAAATTTCCTTTCGGTTTTCTGGAGAAGACGCGGCGCGTGGACTCGCCGATGGAGCTGGTGGTTTACCCGCGCGTCGAGCCAACCGACGAGTTTTACGAAATTCTTCCGCTGCTGAGCGGTGAAATCGAGAGCCTGCACCGCGGGCGTGGCAACGATCTTTATTCGATTCGCGATTACACGACGACGGACAGTGTGCGCTTCGTGGATTGGAAAGCATCGGCGAAATCCGGCGCGCTGAAAGTGCGTGAATTCGCGCGTGAAGATGAGCGCCGGCTGGTGCTTGCGCTGGATAATTGCGTCAGCGCTGCGGCGGCTACGCCACCGAAAAACAGCGAACAGCGGGGAGAATTATCGCCAGTGGAAAATTCACACTTCGAGCGCGCCGTCTCGCTCGCCGCATGCATCGCGTGGCATTTCCACGAAGCGCGCGCGGTCATGCAGTTCCGCACGCCGGAGATGGCCACGTCCATGACGTCGGCGGGCGAGATCATCTATCAAGTGCTGCGCACACTCGCGTACGTCAAGCCGAATACGAGCGGCTCCGGCGCAGCCTTTCTCGAATCGCTCGCGGCGGAAACAGACAGATTCAAGATCGTCATCACCAGCCAGCCGCAAGGGTCGATACCGACGGCACTGTGGTCGTCGTCGTATTTTATTTTTGTGGATTCGTTGTGA
- a CDS encoding dienelactone hydrolase family protein, whose amino-acid sequence MKRLSMILAVVFLFAPLAVAQDWAQAKLEKSPRHREWVTVKHGDRAVETFVAYPQSAAKAPVVLIIHEIFGMTDWVQDLADQVAAAGYIAVAPDLLSGMGPNGGRSTSFTQSQAIEAVSHLNPDQITADLNAAADYALKIPSSNGKLFVAGFCWGGGQSFRFATNRSDLAAAFVFYGPPPAPDAMARITSPVYGFYAGNDARIGATIPGATSDMKAAGKTYEPVTYDGAGHGFMRAGEAPDATPANAKARDDAWTRWKKLLAEH is encoded by the coding sequence ATGAAACGCCTGTCCATGATTCTTGCCGTAGTTTTCTTATTCGCTCCGCTCGCCGTCGCGCAGGACTGGGCGCAAGCCAAGCTCGAAAAATCGCCGCGCCATCGTGAATGGGTCACGGTCAAGCATGGCGACCGCGCCGTCGAGACGTTCGTCGCTTATCCGCAATCCGCCGCAAAAGCTCCCGTCGTGCTCATTATCCACGAAATTTTTGGCATGACCGACTGGGTGCAGGATCTCGCCGATCAAGTCGCCGCCGCAGGCTACATCGCTGTCGCGCCCGATTTGCTTTCTGGCATGGGCCCAAATGGCGGCCGCAGCACATCTTTCACGCAGAGCCAGGCGATTGAAGCGGTCAGCCATCTGAATCCGGATCAAATCACCGCTGACCTCAACGCTGCCGCCGACTACGCGCTGAAGATTCCTTCGTCGAACGGCAAGCTTTTCGTCGCCGGATTTTGCTGGGGCGGCGGCCAAAGTTTTCGTTTCGCGACGAATCGCTCCGACCTCGCCGCGGCGTTCGTTTTTTATGGTCCTCCGCCCGCGCCGGACGCCATGGCTCGCATTACCTCGCCCGTTTACGGCTTTTATGCTGGCAACGATGCGCGCATCGGCGCGACGATTCCTGGTGCGACCTCCGATATGAAGGCAGCCGGAAAAACGTACGAGCCTGTCACCTACGATGGCGCAGGCCACGGCTTCATGCGCGCCGGCGAAGCGCCCGACGCAACACCCGCGAACGCGAAAGCCCGCGACGACGCCTGGACGCGCTGGAAAAAACTCCTTGCCGAGCACTAA
- a CDS encoding methyltransferase: MATHGSVTELNPDHIMQVGLGFWASKALLSAVELGLFTDLAQEHLNLDSLTKKLALHPRAARDFLDALVALGFLERKNGVYSNTPSADFFLDRRKPSYVGGILEMASLRLYPFWSGLTTALRTGEQQNEAKGGGASLFVALYADPERLKGFLKAMTGISSGANRAIARKFPWQNYKTAADIGTAQGDLIVQVALANPHISGVGFDLPEVKPVFEEYVAAQGLKQRVAFQAGSFFEHALPKADVLMMGHILHDWNLQEKRTLIRKACDVLPSGGALIVYDCIIDDDRCKNAFGLLMSLNMLVETPGGFDYTGADCCAWMKEAGFRETRVEHLVGPDSMVVGIK; this comes from the coding sequence ATGGCGACACATGGATCAGTGACAGAACTGAACCCGGATCACATCATGCAAGTTGGATTGGGATTTTGGGCGTCCAAGGCGCTCTTGAGCGCCGTAGAACTGGGACTGTTCACCGACCTTGCGCAAGAGCATCTGAATCTGGATTCGCTCACGAAGAAGTTAGCCCTGCACCCGCGTGCGGCACGTGATTTTCTCGATGCTCTCGTGGCGCTTGGATTTCTCGAGAGAAAAAACGGCGTCTACAGCAACACGCCTTCTGCGGATTTTTTCTTGGATCGCAGGAAGCCCTCGTATGTCGGCGGAATCTTGGAGATGGCGAGTCTCCGACTGTATCCATTTTGGAGCGGCTTGACTACCGCTCTGCGAACTGGCGAGCAGCAGAACGAAGCGAAAGGCGGAGGGGCCAGTCTGTTTGTCGCGCTTTATGCGGATCCGGAAAGGCTCAAGGGATTTTTGAAGGCCATGACCGGCATCAGTTCAGGCGCCAATCGAGCGATCGCCCGAAAATTTCCTTGGCAGAATTACAAAACGGCCGCGGACATCGGCACGGCGCAAGGCGACCTAATCGTTCAGGTCGCGCTTGCAAACCCGCACATCTCCGGCGTGGGCTTCGATCTCCCCGAAGTGAAGCCGGTATTCGAGGAATATGTAGCTGCGCAAGGGTTGAAGCAGCGCGTCGCCTTTCAAGCCGGGAGTTTCTTTGAGCATGCGTTGCCCAAGGCTGATGTGCTGATGATGGGCCATATCCTGCACGACTGGAATTTGCAGGAAAAGAGAACGCTGATTCGGAAAGCCTGCGATGTGCTTCCGTCGGGCGGCGCACTGATCGTGTATGACTGCATCATTGACGACGACCGCTGCAAAAATGCCTTCGGTTTGCTGATGAGCTTGAACATGCTCGTCGAGACGCCCGGCGGCTTCGACTACACTGGCGCGGACTGTTGCGCTTGGATGAAGGAAGCCGGGTTCCGCGAGACCCGCGTCGAGCATCTCGTCGGGCCGGATTCGATGGTTGTGGGAATTAAGTGA
- the mutY gene encoding A/G-specific adenine glycosylase, with the protein MKLHRRQIASLRRNLLAWYRANRRDLPWRRGRDPYRIWLAEIMLQQTRIAAVLPYYERFLERFPDVRALVQARESEVLKYWAGLGYYSRARNLHRAAKKIASDHKGKFPTAPEDALALPGIGGYTAAAILSIAFDTPLAALDGNVARVLARLLAVRGDLREPATWRNLATAAQNLLAPESAGDWNQAMMELGETVCTPRSPNCAACPMARYCEAHALGITGEIPAVRQKRGAANVRIAAAVLVDPRGRTLLTKTPGAHDSVFFSRLWQFPAAEVNGSDDAMRELARHLRASLGLGKQAFVELPAAAHTVTYRKIALLPFLARVQDLPEAPACRILPLRNLAQLPVSNATRKIAHAAIAALET; encoded by the coding sequence ATGAAGCTGCATCGGCGCCAGATTGCTTCGCTTCGCCGCAATCTTCTCGCGTGGTATCGCGCGAATCGGCGCGATTTGCCGTGGCGGCGCGGGCGCGATCCGTATCGCATCTGGCTGGCAGAAATTATGCTGCAGCAGACGCGCATCGCGGCCGTGCTGCCCTATTACGAACGGTTTCTGGAGCGATTTCCCGATGTTCGCGCGCTGGTGCAAGCGCGCGAAAGCGAGGTCCTCAAATACTGGGCGGGACTCGGCTATTACAGCCGCGCGCGGAATTTGCATCGCGCCGCGAAGAAAATCGCCAGCGACCACAAAGGGAAATTTCCCACGGCGCCGGAAGACGCTCTCGCCCTCCCTGGCATCGGCGGGTATACGGCGGCCGCAATTCTCAGCATCGCGTTCGACACTCCGCTCGCCGCGCTCGATGGCAACGTTGCTCGCGTTCTTGCGCGTCTTTTGGCTGTGCGCGGAGATTTGCGAGAGCCGGCGACATGGCGAAATCTTGCGACCGCCGCGCAAAATCTTCTGGCACCAGAATCAGCCGGCGATTGGAATCAAGCCATGATGGAGCTGGGCGAAACCGTTTGCACGCCTCGCTCACCCAATTGCGCGGCTTGTCCGATGGCGCGCTACTGCGAAGCGCACGCGCTCGGCATTACCGGCGAGATTCCCGCTGTGCGGCAGAAGCGTGGCGCGGCAAATGTGCGAATTGCCGCTGCCGTTCTGGTCGATCCCCGCGGGCGCACTTTGCTGACGAAAACTCCCGGCGCGCACGATTCGGTTTTTTTTTCACGCTTGTGGCAATTCCCCGCCGCTGAAGTCAACGGCTCGGATGATGCGATGCGCGAATTGGCGCGCCATTTGCGCGCGTCGCTCGGCCTAGGGAAGCAAGCCTTTGTCGAATTGCCTGCTGCTGCCCACACGGTTACGTATCGCAAAATCGCGCTGCTTCCGTTCCTCGCGCGCGTGCAGGATCTGCCCGAAGCTCCCGCGTGCCGAATCCTGCCTCTTCGGAATCTCGCACAGTTGCCGGTCTCCAATGCGACGCGCAAAATCGCGCACGCGGCCATCGCGGCGCTCGAGACGTAA
- a CDS encoding DUF3488 and transglutaminase-like domain-containing protein, whose amino-acid sequence MASAATTARPFASEPLPIIQRYFEVSLYLMATTGLLALVATGKLDLVASIVTPVVLAYKGIRLWRGRGPEIPQHAATALVLGYFLFFPVDLWVVSRLIASDAPNPMLYAGLLAAIHLLIFAALLRLYSARTLRDQVFLALLAFASMLASAILTVNTIFLVALAFFLLLAVSSFVALEIQRSSEGAVYPSLERASDAARSLHRALGVTSVLVAASAFVLGGLIFFIIPRFTAGYMSALNLQPTLMTGFTDNVTLGEIGKLKESSAVVMRIRVAGDASRAQDVHWRGMILTNFDGKRWFTPDRTSVVVTPDASGSYNLNAAPMPPNTSYMLRYTVLMEPLATDAIFLAAHPAAVWGRFGPDFNPARPGMRGYLTVSRTGAVLNPFHNSLNMHYDAVSEIPDVAPALLRAATHDYPQGIRDTYLQLPQLDPRIKELATQITAHDSTVYDKASEIARYLRTRYGYTLDLSDMNQPDPLAYFLFIKRAGHCEYFASAMVVMLRTLGIPARYATGFLPGEYNDLAQDYIIRASDAHSWVEVYFPGYGWITFDPTPPGSGNGNGMFARLGMYWDWFQFNWNEWVINYDFSHQLTLGRNIHQSSRAWSDRISQYYRAKRRAILDFLKLWQARLSNSPYSLPGALVFLVILLIYFRGRAMGGFVAIRWKLRAQREGKLPAELAAFEYRQMLHLLERRGWRKAASLTPLEFAASIPAPEFAGPVAELTEIYQSARFGEHPADAKRVSFLLAALKSLRRK is encoded by the coding sequence ATGGCCAGCGCCGCCACAACCGCTCGTCCGTTTGCGTCTGAACCGCTGCCTATCATTCAGCGCTACTTCGAAGTTTCGCTTTACCTGATGGCCACAACGGGCCTGCTCGCGCTGGTGGCTACAGGGAAACTCGATCTCGTGGCTTCGATTGTCACACCGGTTGTGCTCGCTTATAAAGGCATCCGATTGTGGCGAGGCCGCGGGCCGGAGATTCCACAGCACGCAGCGACGGCTCTCGTCCTCGGTTACTTTCTTTTTTTCCCCGTGGATCTTTGGGTGGTTTCGCGGCTGATCGCCTCGGATGCACCCAATCCGATGCTCTACGCAGGATTGCTGGCTGCGATTCACCTGCTGATTTTCGCGGCCCTTTTGCGGCTGTATTCGGCACGGACATTGCGCGATCAAGTTTTTCTGGCGCTTCTTGCTTTTGCGTCGATGCTTGCTTCAGCCATCCTGACCGTGAACACGATTTTCCTCGTGGCGCTGGCGTTCTTTCTGCTGCTGGCGGTTTCGAGCTTCGTGGCGCTCGAAATCCAGCGGAGTTCCGAGGGAGCCGTATACCCTTCGCTGGAGCGCGCGAGCGACGCGGCGCGCAGTTTGCATCGCGCGCTTGGCGTTACGAGCGTCCTCGTGGCGGCGAGCGCCTTCGTTCTTGGCGGCCTGATTTTCTTCATCATCCCGCGGTTCACAGCCGGTTACATGAGCGCGCTGAACCTGCAGCCTACGCTGATGACCGGATTCACGGACAATGTCACGCTGGGGGAAATCGGCAAACTGAAGGAAAGTAGCGCGGTGGTGATGCGCATTCGCGTGGCGGGCGATGCGTCACGGGCGCAGGATGTTCACTGGCGCGGAATGATCCTCACGAATTTCGACGGCAAACGCTGGTTCACGCCCGATCGCACTTCGGTGGTCGTTACGCCTGACGCGTCCGGCAGCTATAACCTGAACGCCGCGCCCATGCCGCCCAATACTTCCTACATGCTGCGCTATACCGTCCTGATGGAGCCTCTGGCCACGGACGCGATTTTTCTCGCCGCCCATCCGGCAGCGGTCTGGGGACGATTCGGCCCGGACTTCAATCCTGCACGGCCCGGGATGCGCGGATACCTGACGGTGAGCCGCACAGGCGCGGTCCTCAATCCATTTCACAACTCCCTCAACATGCATTACGACGCCGTTTCAGAGATTCCCGATGTTGCGCCGGCGCTCTTGCGCGCCGCGACTCACGATTATCCACAGGGAATCCGCGACACGTATCTTCAGTTGCCGCAGCTCGATCCACGCATTAAGGAGCTGGCAACACAAATCACCGCGCACGATTCAACCGTTTATGACAAAGCCTCGGAGATTGCGCGCTATCTTCGCACGCGCTACGGCTACACACTCGACCTTTCGGACATGAATCAGCCCGATCCGCTCGCCTATTTTCTTTTCATCAAACGCGCAGGCCACTGCGAATATTTTGCCTCGGCGATGGTTGTGATGCTGCGGACGCTGGGAATTCCGGCGCGCTACGCGACAGGTTTTCTGCCCGGCGAATACAACGATCTGGCGCAAGACTACATTATTCGCGCGAGCGACGCGCACAGCTGGGTGGAGGTTTATTTTCCCGGATATGGCTGGATTACGTTCGATCCCACGCCACCGGGCAGCGGCAACGGCAATGGGATGTTCGCGCGCCTGGGAATGTACTGGGATTGGTTTCAGTTCAACTGGAATGAGTGGGTGATCAACTACGATTTTTCGCATCAGCTCACGCTGGGCCGCAATATTCATCAGTCGTCGCGCGCGTGGTCGGATCGCATTTCGCAGTATTACCGCGCGAAACGGCGCGCCATTCTCGATTTCCTGAAGCTGTGGCAGGCGCGCCTCTCGAATTCGCCTTATTCGCTTCCGGGCGCGCTTGTTTTCCTCGTTATTCTCCTGATTTATTTTCGCGGGCGCGCAATGGGAGGATTCGTCGCCATTCGCTGGAAATTGCGCGCACAGCGCGAAGGCAAATTGCCCGCGGAGCTCGCCGCCTTCGAATATCGCCAGATGCTTCACCTGCTCGAGCGGCGCGGGTGGCGCAAAGCAGCATCGCTTACTCCACTGGAGTTTGCCGCCTCGATTCCGGCGCCGGAATTCGCGGGCCCGGTCGCAGAGCTGACTGAAATTTATCAGTCGGCACGATTCGGCGAACATCCGGCAGATGCGAAGCGGGTTAGTTTCCTACTCGCAGCCCTAAAATCTCTGCGACGCAAATAG
- the frr gene encoding ribosome recycling factor — MTTIANTKDALAQAKVRMEKAVEDFRKNLAGVRTGRANTALLDNIRVDYHGTPMPINQLGTLSVPDPAMILISPWDPTAVPLIDKAIRTSDLGLNPTSDGKVLRVPIPSLTEERRKDLVKVIHKVLEDHRTAVRNIRRDIKEHVEKLEKEKKISEDDKKRALDELEKLTHAETKKVEDLSAAKEKEVLEIK, encoded by the coding sequence ATGACAACGATCGCGAACACGAAAGATGCATTGGCGCAGGCAAAAGTGCGCATGGAAAAAGCCGTCGAGGATTTTCGCAAAAACCTGGCCGGCGTGCGCACGGGGCGCGCGAACACCGCGCTGCTCGACAACATCCGCGTCGATTATCACGGAACGCCGATGCCCATCAATCAGCTTGGCACGCTATCGGTTCCGGATCCCGCGATGATCCTGATTTCGCCGTGGGATCCGACGGCCGTCCCGCTTATCGACAAGGCCATTCGCACATCTGATCTCGGACTGAATCCGACATCGGACGGAAAAGTGCTGCGTGTGCCGATTCCTTCGCTCACCGAAGAGCGCCGCAAGGATTTGGTCAAAGTCATTCACAAGGTTCTCGAAGATCATCGTACCGCCGTACGCAACATTCGCCGCGACATCAAGGAACATGTCGAGAAGCTCGAGAAAGAAAAGAAAATCAGCGAGGACGACAAGAAGCGAGCGCTCGACGAGCTGGAAAAACTAACCCACGCGGAGACCAAGAAAGTCGAAGATCTATCCGCCGCAAAAGAAAAAGAAGTTCTCGAGATTAAGTAG
- the pyrH gene encoding UMP kinase: MPTTKMAKTAAKKSASTPIYKRIVLKLSGESLQGPLSAGIHPETIAALALELKEVSNQGVQVAIMVGGGNIFRGGRQKAMSIDRATGDYMGMLATVINGLALQDALEKIGCHTRLMSAIEMHQIAEPFIRRRAARHLEKHRIVIFAAGTGNPYFSTDTAAALRAMEIKADVIIKATRVDGVYDADPEKVPGAKRFERITYLDVLQKGLSVMDSTAISLCMDNKMPILVFNMNVPGNLQRVVMGEKVGSIVTAGN; encoded by the coding sequence ATGCCGACGACCAAGATGGCTAAGACGGCAGCAAAAAAATCAGCATCCACGCCGATTTACAAGCGCATCGTCTTGAAGCTTTCCGGCGAATCGTTGCAAGGGCCGCTGAGCGCAGGGATTCATCCGGAGACGATTGCCGCTCTCGCGCTGGAGTTAAAGGAAGTCAGCAACCAGGGCGTGCAAGTCGCAATTATGGTCGGCGGCGGAAATATTTTTCGCGGCGGGCGGCAGAAGGCCATGTCTATCGACCGTGCGACGGGCGACTACATGGGCATGCTCGCCACGGTGATCAACGGACTCGCCTTGCAGGACGCGCTCGAAAAGATCGGATGCCACACGCGCCTGATGAGCGCAATCGAGATGCATCAAATCGCCGAGCCTTTCATTCGCCGGCGCGCCGCGCGCCATTTGGAAAAGCACCGCATCGTGATTTTCGCCGCGGGGACGGGCAATCCGTATTTTTCGACGGACACGGCCGCGGCGCTGCGTGCCATGGAAATCAAGGCGGATGTGATTATCAAAGCGACGCGCGTGGACGGCGTTTATGACGCCGATCCCGAAAAAGTCCCGGGAGCAAAGCGGTTCGAGCGCATCACATATTTGGACGTTCTCCAGAAGGGCCTTTCGGTGATGGACTCGACGGCGATTTCGCTGTGTATGGACAACAAGATGCCAATCCTGGTCTTCAATATGAACGTGCCCGGAAATCTGCAGCGCGTCGTCATGGGCGAAAAAGTCGGCTCAATCGTAACTGCCGGAAATTAA
- a CDS encoding PadR family transcriptional regulator produces the protein MTGKRIDLPQGTLDLLILRTVALEPQHGWAISERIHQISSKVLQVQQGSLYPALHRLERRGWIKSRWGASENNRRAKYYELTFSGRKQLEAEKTEWEKLTAAVAQVLESA, from the coding sequence ATGACCGGCAAGCGAATTGATCTTCCGCAAGGGACGCTGGATCTTTTGATTCTGCGCACGGTCGCTCTGGAGCCGCAGCACGGCTGGGCGATCTCTGAGCGTATTCATCAGATTTCGAGCAAGGTCTTGCAAGTGCAGCAGGGGTCGCTCTATCCGGCCCTGCATCGCCTGGAACGCCGCGGCTGGATCAAATCTCGCTGGGGCGCGTCAGAAAACAACCGGCGCGCGAAATATTACGAATTGACGTTCAGCGGCCGCAAGCAACTCGAAGCCGAAAAAACAGAATGGGAGAAGCTGACGGCGGCCGTCGCACAAGTTTTGGAATCGGCGTAG